GGTTTGTCCATTCGTGGGCGATTAATCCGCGTTTTTCTGCCAGTAGGGATGGATAGCTACAGTCACAGGCATTTAACCCTTCCACGATATCTTCATCCCAGCACCCCGCACAGGTGGGAATATCTAAAGCACGGATTTGGGCAACTACAGCGTTAGGATGGGGTCCATATCCTACCAAATCACCCAGACAATAGATTTTTTCGGCTTGTTGCTTGTCAATATCCTGGAGTACTGCTTCTAAGGCTTGATAGTTGCCATGGATACATGACATCACTGCAATTTTCATGAGATTGCCTCCTCTGCCAAAATTTGCTTGACTTGTTGCTGGTACTGTAAAATGGCGTTGTCTGCCAGACAGCAATCCCCTAGGGTTTGTCGCATTACTACTTGGTCAAGGTTGCTTCCTAATACCTCAATCCCACTAAATAGCTGGGGTCTGCCTTCTAGATGGCGGGGAAAATCTAACTCGAAAAAGTCCGTAGAGGGCACACCTTGCACAAAGTCTGCATAGAGCGATCGCCCATCAGCAACTGTAAAAACTCCCTTGGCACGGGTAACTTCACCATAGGCTCCCTGTGTCAATTCATACCAGAATTCCTGCAAGCTGTCTTCGTCAATTACTTGCCCGGTGGTAGGCGATCGCCACAATTGATTTTGAGAATCAGTTGTCTGTACTGCGGCACCAGGAATAATTTCCTTTGCCCAAGGGTGAAATTCTGAATCTTTCCAGGAGGGAGGTAAGACGGCGACCCTATGGTACGGTAAGCTATCTAAAAGACTGGCGATCGCGCCCAATTCCAAATAGGCAGCTATCTCAATAAACACCCTATCCGCTTTTATCAAGTGACTAATAAATTCAATTTCCTGCCCATCGCTAAATATCTTTAAATTCGTAAATTCGCTTTGCAAATGGGTTTGGTCAATGGGAACATTACCAGTACCAGGAGCGAAATAGAGGATATTGTTTTCACTGGGATCGGCAATTAATATCTGTCGGTGTATCCAGGTGGTTTTACCCGCACCCGCACAGCCAGCAACAACTGTAATCTTTGGCAAACTCATACTATAATGATAATCATTATTCTGGAAAATAATTCCAAAGGATTAAGCATACCATAGGTTGTCACCCAAATATCTAACTATCTCGAATCGAACCCGCGATCGCCAAATGTTCTGCTTCCCGTTGCATCAAAGATATGTGTGCAGAAGTCCAAGGATAAGGTGCTTGACAGTGATGGGCAATTAGTAACCCCCACAAACCCTTAGACGTGAGAATTGGAACAGCGAGGTTTGCACGGACTTGTAACTGACGCAGAAAATTCTGGTGGCATTCTTGAATTGGTTCTAATTCAATATCCGGAATTGCCCTTACCCTACCCGCTAAGTACAATGCGGCATATTCATCATTAAAACACTCAGCCGGACCAATGGAACCCAAAATCGATAGTTCCGGAGTACTCAAAGCTTCAAAAGTGACTTGCCCGTGCCATCTTTGATAAAAATAATATAAAATCACACGGTCAACCTGGAGAGATTCACGCAACTGATTAGTAGTTTGTCTAATCAGTGTATCGCGCTCCATGGTTTTAGTGAGTCTTTTCAGGATGGTTTGTAAGCCGATGTCGGGATATTCTGTCAATTTGTAATTAGATGAAGATTGAGAGTTACTTTCCACAGTGTTGATGGCATACAGGTTGAAGATTTTCACTTTTTCCCATGGTATACCATCAAAGATTGAGAGTATTTACATCCGATAAGTGACGTTTTTGCAGGAAAAATCTTTTGTATCCTGGAGGATAGTCCTCTAACACTCCAAATATTTCATATCCCAGGTTTTCATAAAAACTTAAGGCTTGAAAGCTAAAAGTATCTACCCATACATGATAGCAACCTCGCTGTTTCGCTGACTCTTCTATCTTTTTGATTAACTGCGTTCCGTATCCAGATCCCCGTAATCTTTCTTTCACCCACAAATGGGAAATAAATAACCATTGCCAGTGGATAATTCCCACGACACCACCAACAATTTCTCCCTGCTCGTCTCGAAGAAAAGCTGCCAGGTAATCTAACACATCTTTGTTAACAAAAGTTTCGTTGTATTGACAGACCTGCCGAATAATGGCATCAATATCAGATTTTGCGGGGTTTTCTTCTAGATGGATAGATATAGACATGGCAGATTCCCTTTAATTCTCATAATTCGGGTCATGAGTACCCAGCAGCTTATCCCAGAAAGTGAAATACAAGCCGTAATGCACCTGATAGTTGCGATGGTGTATGGAATGGTGGGTGGAACCAATCAACCATCTGCCTAACCAATGACTTGTACAGGATGGGGAAAATATTTCAAATCCTAGATGGTTTAATACAGCCCAAACAGTCATTGTCAATAGTACAGCAACTAGAGTCATGATATGCAGAGGGATAATAAAGACTATTCCCATAAAGAAAACTGCGTGTACGATCGCCTCTGGTAAATCAAAGGCAAAGGAACTCCAGGGTGTAGGTTCTCCGGAACGGTGATGTCCAGAATGCATCCATTTAAAGAGATTCGGGTGATGAAATATGCGGTGAATAAAGTAAAAATAGCTATCCTGAAGTATCAGTATGACCACAAAGCTGCCTAGCATATACCACAGCCCATACTCACCAAGGTCAGAATACAGTAGAGTCACTCCCAAATCATACTCTGACATGATGAAGGCAGCACCAAGGGCAAAAATGATAGTTGAGAATAGGGATAATTGAATATCTCGAAGTATCGAGGAATTTAAGGGGGGAGAACGACGCAAACTTTGTTTGTCAAGGGACTTTCCTAATAGGGAATAGAAGAGTAAATATGCTCCTCCAGCCATGAAAAAATATCGGGCAAGAATCGCCACGAAGAAAACCAGAAAATAGAACCAAAATAGGTGAGAGTTCAATGCAACATTTCCTGATTCCAAAGGTATTGAGATGATTTTCAGAATAAAAATTACCGTTATTATGACATCCAGAGGAAGAACCGTTGTTTACCCTGGGATTTAGCTAGATGATTTGGAGAAATTAACTAAGAGTTAATCAATACTGGTTTGCTTTCAGTGAGCAAAGGGACTTGTAGTGGGTCATAGCCTAGTTGTTGAGTAATGCGTTCTCTGGCTAAAATACGATATTGCCAAAAATGCTCTCCAGCAGCACATAGACCTAAATACATATTAAGTACCTGGGGTTTTTGCCAGAAGATAGTCCATAGTTGTTGCCAAAATTGACCACGAATATCTGCTCTGCGTATACCCTGATGCCAAATTAGCTGCATCACAAGTCGAAATCCCTTTCCGGGGGAAAATTGCATGGTTTGGTGACGATGGGATGGGGATGTGATGTTTAGACATTGCTGAAAACATCTTCTGAGATAGTTCTGGGGTTCATATAAAGTCCAAAATCCTGCTGTGTACTCCTTCGCAATCTCCGCGATCGCGCGAGTGGGGATAAAATTCATCAAGGAATTTTGGTCTCCAAGTTCAGTTACACCCACACCTGAGACTAAACGCTCCTCTGCTTGTAGACGTTGCCATAAAGCAGTATTCGGCAAAGCTTGGAGAATACCTAGCATGGGTTGAGGAATACTCGTTTGTTCTACAAAGGCTTGAATCCGTTCACCCGCACCTGGGCGTTCACCATCAAAACCAAGAATAAAGCCCGCATAAATTAGCATACCAGCCTGGTTGATTTTGCGACAGGCTTCCACGAGGGGGTGACGGGTATTTTGGAGTTTTTGTGTGACTTGCAGACTGTCTTGATCAGGGGTTTCAATACCCAGGAAGACTGCATAGAAACCTGCTGCATTCATCATCTGCAATAGTTCATCATCTTCTGCCAAATTCACCGAAGCTTCAGTGATAAAGGTAAAAGGGTAATTATGTTGCTGTACCCAAGGAATTAATTCTCTGAGAAAGCGTTTGACATTGCGCTGATTGCCAATGAAGTTGTCATCAACGATAAATAGCGATCCCCGCCAACCTAAATCATAGAGAGCTTGTAATTCTGCGATCGCCTGCTGGGGTTCTTTAGTACGTGGTTTGCGACCATAGAGGGAGATAATGTCACAAAATTCACAATTAAAGGGACAGCCACGGGAAAACTGCATTGCCATCATCAAGTAGGCATTTCGTTGCAACAAATCAAAACGTGGCATCGGACTTTGACTAACATCTGGTTTTTCTGAGGAGCGAAAAATGCCTTGGGTTTTTCCTTGGCGAAGTGCTTCTAAAAACAGGGGGACGGTTAACTCTCCTTCATCTAAAATCAAATAATCGGCTCCGGAATCCAGGGAATCTTGGGGAACAGAGGTGGGGTAGGGACCACCCACAGCGACTTTTTTGCCTAAATGTACCGCTTTTTGAATCAAGGCATGGAAATCTGGTTTCTGTACCAGCATTGCCGAAATAATCACTAAGTCACACCACTGCCAATCCTCGGCGGTTTCCGGTTCCACATTGCGATCGCGGAATCTTATCTGCCAATCCTCAGGCAGGAGGGCTGCAACGGTAATAATACCTAGGGGAGGTAAAACAGCTTTTAGTCCAGCAATTTCCATAAAGCGGTCATAGGACCAAAAGGACTGGGGAAATTTTGGGTAGAGCAATAATGCTTTCATGGTGCTTCCTTGATACAGCTTGAGGTGGACGGTGACAGACCAAACCCGCGCGGAATTACCCAGGAATGTATCCCTTAGCCTATCTCAGTCCGTAAAACTATATCTCAGCCTCCAGAATGATTTTCCTAGAAGCATTGATAACTCACGCATACGGACGCATACTCAATTCCTGGCAATTTTTTCCTGGAATTTTCGCCGGTTATTACGGAAAAATCCCTGGTTTCCAATTTTTCCTCTAACTCCCAGATTTCTCGGTAGGATGTATATCCCTCAGCCCTGAGGAAGAATAGAATAATAGGCGAACCTTGAAAACATCTTCATCTGCCAGAACCAGATTTTGGTAGTAAATATTGCAGAAGACATACGGTAAATATCTGTATGCAAACAAGGCTGATCGCATCTTAAAACACTTGTGATTTCTATGACTTCTCAGATTCGTTTTTTAATGTGTCCTCCCGATCACTACGACGTGGATTATGTGATTAATCCGTGGATGGAGGGCAATATCCATAAATCTTCCCGCGATCGCGCCGTGGAACAGTGGCAGGGCTTGTATCAAATTTTGAAGGAAAATGCCATCGTCGATTTAGTGACACCCGAAAAAGGTGTGCCAGATATGGTTTTCACGGCGAATGCTGGTTTAGTACTGGGAGAAAATGTAGTACTCAGTCGCTTTTTACACAAGGAGCGCCAAGGGGAAGAGCCATTTTTCAAACAGTGGTTTGCGGACAATGGTTTTCATGTTTACGAATTACCTAGGGATTTGCCCTTTGAGGGTGCAGGGGATGCACTCTTAGATCGGGAGGGGCGTTGGTTATGGGCAGGTTATGGCTTCCGTTCGGAGTTAGATTCCCACCCTTACCTAGCAAAATGGTTAGATATTGAAGTTTTGTCTCTACGCTTAATTGATGAGCGTTTCTACCATTTGGATACCTGTTTTTGTCCCTTGGCAAATGGGTACTTACTTTATTATCCGGCGGCTTTTGATTCTTATTCCAACCGTTTAATTGAAATGCGGGTTGCTCCAGAAAAACGCATTGCGATCGCGGAAGCAGACGCGGCAAATTTTGCTTGTAACGCGGTGAACGTGGAAAGCTTGGTGGTGATGAATAAAGCTTCTGAATCACTGAGAGGGAAGTTAACAGCAGCTGGTTTCCGGATTGCTGAAACCCCCTTAACGGAGTTCCTGAAAGCTGGAGGAGCGGCTAAATGCTTGACACTGCGGGTGACAGAACCTGTTCTAGAGGAGGTTCATGCCAATGTCTCCGTGGAAAGCCGAATTTTACGCTTGGAAGGACATTTATTAGACTCTGGTTTGATTAACCGCGCCCTAGATTTAATTGTAGATAGTGGCGGTAGCTTCCAGGTATTGAATTTTAATTTAGGGGAACAAAGACAAAGTACCTCTGCTGCGGAGGTAAAAGTCTCTGCACCTTCCCACGAAGTCATGGAAAGTATTATTTCCCACCTGATTGATTTAGGTGCGGTGGACTTACCCCAGGATGAGCGGGATGTGAAACTGGAACCCGTATTATTAGATGGAGTTGCCCCCGACGATTTCTATGTGACAACTATTTATCCCACCCAAATCAGAATTAATGGTGAGTGGGTGAAGGTGGATAATCAACGCATGGATGGAGCGATCGCCATCAGAGAAACCCCAGATGGTTTAGTAGCTAGGTGTAAAATTTTACGTGATTTAGAAGTTGGGGAGCAAGTGGTTGTGGATGTCCAAGGTATCCGCACCATTCGTAAGCCAGAATCACGGGAAAAGCGCAATACCGAAGAATTCAGCTTCATGTCGGCGGGGGTTTCTAGTGAGCGCCGCGTGGAACTAATTGTGGAGCAAGTCGCCTGGGAATTGCGGCAAATCCGGGATGCTGGTGGTAAGGTAGTTGTGACTGCTGGACCCGTAGTTATCCATACTGGGGGAGGAGAACATCTTTCCCAATTAATTCGCCAAGGATATGTACAAGCGCTTCTGGGTGGCAACGCGATCGCCGTCCATGATATCGAGCAATCGATGATGGGTACATCCCTAGGTGTGGATATGAAGCGGGGTGTATCTGTACGCGGAGGACACCGCCACCATTTGAAGGTAATTAATACTATCCGGCGTTACGGTAGCATTGCCAAAGCTGTGGAAGCAGGGATGATTAAGAGCGGTGTGATGTATGAATGTATCCGCAATCAAGTTCCCTTTGCCTTAGCAGGTTCGATTCGTGATGACGGTCCCCTACCAGATACGCAAATGGATTTAATTAAAGCACAAACCCAATACGCAGATTTACTCAGGGGAGCGGATATGATTCTCATGCTCTCTTCCATGTTGCATTCCATTGGTGTGGGTAATATGACACCATCGGGGGTAAAAATGGTCTGTGTGGATATTAACCCCGCAGTCGTGACGAAATTGAGCGATCGCGGTTCTGTGGAATCTCTAGGAGTTGTCACCGATGTCGGTTTGTTCCTTAGTCTGTTGATTCAACAGTTAGATAAGCTCACCAGTCCCTACACTGCACGTATGAATTAATACCAATTTGAAAAAACAATACGACACATAGACAAAACCCCTCCCCATAGACGCGGAGCGGCTTCTCGCAGAGTACCCTCCCCAAAATCGGGGAAGGTGCCCGATAGGGCGGGTGGGGTATCTTTCGTACACATTTTTTGAATCGGTATAATCATCTAGAGACGTTCCCATGGAGCGTCTCTCTCCCATCAAGAAAAAACATCTTCGTAAATATCTGCCATCGTCAGAGTTAAACCTATGGACTTGAATTCTAATTGCTGATTTTCTACTAAAATATCTTGCAACCAATTCCCTTCCCCATCCTGACGATAGACTTCCACTCTGACTTCATCTTGAGCAATTAATACATATTCCTGTAAACTTGCCAAACTTTGATAGTTAATCCGTTTTTCCCGTTTATCTGTAGTCTTGGTACTATCAGATAGAACTCCAATAATTAGCTGAGGACGGGTTTTGACATATCTGTCATTATCTTGGGGGTCACAGGTAACGATAATATCGGGATAGTAAAATATATCAGCTTTGGTTGTCTCCACTTTCACCTTCATATCGGAAACAAAAGCACGACAGGAAGTCCCACGCAAATGAGGACGGAACAAGGCAATCAAATTAGTGACTATCAGGTTATGTTCCTCACTAGCACCTGCCATGGCAAAAACTTGCCCACCCAAATACTTGTGACGTACTTCACTTTCTAGTTCTAATTGCAGGTATTCGTCAACAGTCAGGAAATTTAAAGGCGATCGCATGATTTTCCTCGCCAACAAAAATTTTCAATATCCGCAATATGGCATTACTATATATATTCTAAAAGACTGTCACTCACATCAACTTTATGGATAGACAACCGATACAGGTAATTGGAGGTGGACTCGCAGGCACAGAAGCAGCATGGCAAATTGCCCAAGCTGGAGTACCAGTGATTTTCCATGAAATGCGTCCCCAACGTTATAGCCCAGCCCACCATACGGAACATTTAGCAGAGTTAGTCTGTAGCAATTCCTTCGGGGCAATGGCGAGCGATCGCGCTGCGGGTTTATTACACGAAGAATTACGTCAACTCGGTTCTATTGTCATTGCCAAAGCTGATGAACATTCTGTCCCTGCTGGTGGCGCTCTGGCAGTCGATCGGGGGCAGTTCAGTCAAGATTTAACGGAAACTCTCTCCAGTCACCCCCTCATTGATTTTCGTCGAGAAGAAGTCCGCAAAATTCCAGAGGGGATTGTGGTTTTAGCTACTGGACCTCTAACAAGTCCCGATTTAGCAGAGGATTTACATCGCTTTACGGGGATGGAATACCTGAGCTTTTTTGATGCTGCTAGTCCAATTATTGTCGGGGAATCTATCAATCGAGATATCGCCTTTCTTGCCTCTCGCTATGACAAGGGGGAAGCTGCTTATTTGAATTGCCCCATGAATAAAGCAGAATATCTGCGTTTTCGGGAGGCACTTTGTCAAGGAGAACAAACGGAACTCAAAGATTTTGAACGGGAAACGGCAAAGTTTTTTGAAGCTTGTTTGCCCATTGAAGAGTTAGCACAACGGGGTGAAGATACTATGCGCTACGGTCCCCTCAAACCCGTAGGTTTATCGGATAGTCGGACAGGCGATCGCCCCTATGCAGTGGTACAGTTGCGTCAGGAAGATAAAGCGGGTCAACTTTGGAACATGGTTGGTTTCCAAACTAATCTGCGTTGGGGTGAGCAAAAGCGTATTTTTCAGATGATTCCCAGCTTGGAAAACGCGGAGTTTGTGCGTTTGGGTGTAATGCATCGCAACACATTTATTAATGCACCCCAGTTAATGCAAGCAACTCTGCAATTTCGTCATAATCCGCAATTACTAGCGGCTGGACAATTAATCGGTACGGAAGGATACACGGCTGCGGCTGCGGGTGGTTGCTTGGCAGGTATCAATGCTGCACGTTTAGCTTTAGGGAAGGAAACAGTCACTCTGCCGAATACAACGATGATGGGTTCACTGTTTGAATTTATCAGTTCGGCTTCTCCCAAACACTTTCAACCCATGCCTCCAAATTTTGGAATTCTGCCGGAATTGGGTGAAAAAATCAAAAACAAGCAAGAAAGATATGGTAGATACCGCGATCGCGCTCTGGGCGATTTAAAAAACTGGTGTAGTCAACTCTAGCCGTCAAAAACCATGAAACATATGATGTTTTTCAGTCACAAAACCTATGTCATATAAAATGCCACACTAAAAGCAGAAACCGCCAAAATCAAAGGCATTACAGCACCAAACTCAAATTTTTTGGTTCTTAAAACTTTGACCATTGATGCTGGAATTGCTAAGGGCCACAGCAATGTCATCACAACCATAGTCAAAGAGAGAAAAGTGTTCTCTGGTGAAGAACTCACACTACGCAGAGAAAACCTTAACCAATTAATTAAAAAGTAGCCAGTCATTAGTACATAACTAACAACTAATGCATATTCCATTTTACTCACTATCAATCCTCCTTCGGCTATGTCAAAAATCAGTGTAACGACTGAACTAATTAAATACAGGTTTTCTCAATGTTATCGAATGTTATTTACCTTGACGAAAAACAAACTAATGATGTTCTCAACCTGATAATTAAAATTCTTTCGATGGATTAAATGTTAGTAGAGTTGGGAATAGAGAGAAATCAGTAATTTCACTCATTTTATCATGGGTGATTATGAAGAAAAAACTAGCATAAGTTTATCAAATTATTGATTTTTCTGCACAGTAGGTCTATCTAGATTGCCAATAGACTATACAAAATAAGGCTTTAGCCCAGAGAATACAGACAACTTTGCTATTTTAACAAATCTGGATTGACAAATCTGTTGTGAGCAATACACGCAAGAGAAATACTGTATAAAATAATATATTGATTATCCTTCATCAATAATTAATCATATTTTTTACTCTTTTGAGAGCAAATTTATTGCGTGACTTTAGCAAATATTTACTAATGAGAGAAAAAAGATTTTTTGTCCGATTTTATACTTAAAACATTTGATTAAAAGATACATTCAAAGTTCTAATAACTACTATTTATACTTGCGTAATCCTACTATGGAAGATATGAAGCTAACTTGGATGTATAGGTTGAATTCCTATTAAATTCTGCGATTATTAAAATTTGTAAATTTGATGGTAAAGATGAGATGACACAATTTTCACAGGGTAAAAAAGTTGTAGTTGTGGGTGCTGGTTGGGCTGGATTAAGTGCGACATACAGCCTAGCCAAACAAGGTTATGACGTGACTTTGCTAGAGGCAGGTTCCTATCCTGGGGGTTTAGTGGCGGGTTGGCGCACCCCTGGGGGACGTGCAGTTGAGGCAGGTATCCATGGTTTTTGGTATCCCTACAGAAATATTTTTGCCTTGATTAACGAATTAGGTATCAATCCCTTTACCAGTTGGACACGTTCTTCTCAGTATTCTCCCGCAGGTTTAGAAGTTGAGTCACCCATATTCCAAGATTTACCTCGTTTACCTTCACCTCTAGGAACTTTTTTATACACAAAATTTCAGCGTTTACCACTAAGCGATCGCCTCAGTGCATTACCCTTACTCTATGCAGTTGTGGACTTTGATAATTCTGATGCTGCATGGCAGAGATATGACAGTGTGACAGCTAGGGAGCTATTTAAAACCTTTGCTGTTTCTGCCCGATTATACCGTGAAGCCTTTGAACCGATGCTACTAGTGGGTTTGTTTGCACCGGGGGAACAATGTTCCGCAGCCGCGACTATCGGTATGCTTTATTACTTTATCCTTGCCCACCAGGCAGATTTTGATGTTGTCTGGTGCCGTGGTACGGTGGGGGAAAAAATATTTCGTCCTTGGGTGGAGAGAATTACAAATTTAGGTGGAAAAATTCTCAGCGATCGCAAAGTTACTGATTTAATTCTGAATGAGCATGATCAAGCGACGGCTGTAGTTTGTCAAGATGAAGTGTTTGCTGCGGATGCGGTAATTTTTGCCGTAGGAATTACAGGGATGAAAAAAATTGTTGCTGGAAGTTCCAGTTTACAAAAATATCCAGAATTTCGGAATTTATCTAATTTAAATGCCATTGATGTGGTGGCAACCCGTCTCTGGTTTGACAGAAAAATTAAGATTCCCCGTCCATCTAATGCTTGCTTCGGTTTTGATGCCACGACGGGATGGACATTTTTTGATTTAAACGCTTTACATGATGAATACAAAGATGAACCGGGAAGTGTAATTGAAGTCGATTTTTACCATGGGAATCAGTTTCTATTTGCCAGTGATGCAGAAGTTATTCGGATGGTGCAAAATTACTTGGCAACTTGTATCCCAGAATTTCGGAATGCTCAGGTAATTGATAGTAGTGTGATACGTTTGCCCCAAGCAGTAACTCATTTTTCTCCCGGTAGTTATCGTTATATGCTGCCTGCTCAAACTAGTTTAAAAAATGTCTTTATGAGTGGGGATTGGATTATTAATCGCCATGGTTCTTGGTCTCAGGAAAAAGCCTATGTAACTGGTTTGGAAGCAGCTAATCTAGTAATGTCCTCCTTAGGAGAGGGTATACCCGCCAAGATTTTACCTATAGAAGCAGATGAGCCACATATACAATTGTTGAGAAAAATTAATCAGAATTGGCGAAAGTTTGCGGGGAATTTATTACCAGATTATTTCTTACCCTAGGGATAGGGGGAAAGGTATGTTTCTTTTTTTTGATAACTGTCCCCTGTCCCCTGTTCCTACTATAAATACTTTTGCAGGAGCAACTGTAACTTAGATTTAGTTGCAGCAGGTGCTTTTTCTAGGTTAGTGAGAATCGCATATTTTAAGGCTGAATGGGCATCACTAACGGGGGGATTTGCAGCTAAACGTCGCACCGTTTCTTGAATGACTTTTTGTGCATTAATGGCATTGCGTTGTAAATTAGCTATGACCATATCGACGGTGACACTATCATGGTCAGAATGCCAGCAATCGTAATCGGTAACTAGTGCTAAAGTTGCGTAGGCAATTTCGGCTTCCCTCGCTAATTTCGCTTCGGGAAGATTAGTCATCCCAATCACGGTTGCTCCCCAACTGCGGTAGAGGTTTGATTCTGCTTTGGTGGAAAATGCAGGTCCCTCCATACAGACGTAGGTTCCCCCCTCGTGAAGGGTAACATCAGGGAGGTTAAGGGAGGCGATCGCCTCGGTTAAAATTCCTGCTAAATGACGACAGATGGGTTCACCAAAAGCAATGTGGGCAACTATTCCTTCTCCAAAGAAGGTGGAAACCCGATTTTTGGTTCTATCAATAAATTGATCAGGAACTACCATATCTAATGGTTTAGCTTCTTCCTTCAGGGAACCCACCGCACTCGCTGAGATGAGATATTCCACACCTAGTTGTTTCATGGCATGGATATTAGCTCGAAATGGCAACTCTGAGGGAGTAAGAGTGTGATTTCGACCATGACGAGCTAAAAATGCTACCTGAGTACCGTCAATTGTCCCCAAAATAATGGCATCAGATGGTGAACCAAAGGGAGTTTCTAGCTGTACTTCCTGGACATCTTTGAGAGCATCCATTTTATACAAGCCACTGCCACCAATAATCCCAATACGTGCTTGTGCCATGATACTTCACCTCTCAAGTTAATTAACCCCAGACATTTTACTGGTAAATGGCAGATGTCGGTGTAAATTCGAGGGAGGGACATCAAGAGAGACGCTCCGTCGGAACGTCTCTACCAATGGGTTTCGGGCAATGATAATATCTTGTGTTTAGAGATAGTCTACTCTGGCATCAAATCCACGCTCACGCAATAATCGGGAACGTCTTTCCGCAGCAGTGCGATCGCTAAATTCTCCAGCATTGACATAGTTTCCTAGTCTTGATGTTGTCGAAAAAGCATCGGGAACATATCGACGTACCATATCCAAGGTTTGAGAATGGGACATGGGGATAACTACGACATAGCGGTTTTCCCTGTTGGAATCGTCGTTAATGGGGTTGGGATTGCTGGGATTATCGCTAATATTGCTATTTAAACGTAATGCTTGCCAGGTACTAAAATCTACATAACCTGTGGGATTTAAATTAGAACTACGCTGAAACTGCGCGATCGCGTCTCTGGTAGCTGCACCAAAGTAACCATTAATATTGCCGTTGTAAAATCCCCACTGACGTAGACGTTGCTGTACTGCGACTACTCGCTGGCTATTTTCTCCTAAACAAATATCTCCCCTGGTGGCTGTACAGTTGTCTTGACCAGCATCCACAGCTTGGTAAATAGCCTGTAAAGTTTCACCATCAGCAATACCATCTACGGGTAATCTATTGGCTTGCTGGAATCTAGCTACGGCTTCCTTAGTTAAAATACCAAATTTGCCCGTGGGATTGGCGTTAAAGTAACCTAGTTTTCTTAAAGCTCTCTGTAAATTGATCACCTCGGAACCGCTATCACCTTCATTTAAAGCGTTGGGTAAGGTATCACCTCCCATACCATCATTAGGTGACTTTCTTAAACTGACACGGATGGCGTTTAAGGTTCCATTGGCAACAATCCCATCAGCTACTAAACCCCGTGATTGTTGGAAGCGAATCACAGCTTGTTGGGTTTCTGTACCAAAGTAACCAGTATTGGGACCTCGGAAAAAGCCTAATCTGCCTAAGTCTTGCTGCAACTGTGTAACTCCTGCACCCCGACTACCTAACTGCATCACGTTGGGGTTTTGTGCCCGTTGACACAATCTATTTAATGCTTGCTGGGTTTGGGGACCAACA
The Calothrix sp. 336/3 DNA segment above includes these coding regions:
- a CDS encoding S-methyl-5'-thioadenosine phosphorylase; its protein translation is MAQARIGIIGGSGLYKMDALKDVQEVQLETPFGSPSDAIILGTIDGTQVAFLARHGRNHTLTPSELPFRANIHAMKQLGVEYLISASAVGSLKEEAKPLDMVVPDQFIDRTKNRVSTFFGEGIVAHIAFGEPICRHLAGILTEAIASLNLPDVTLHEGGTYVCMEGPAFSTKAESNLYRSWGATVIGMTNLPEAKLAREAEIAYATLALVTDYDCWHSDHDSVTVDMVIANLQRNAINAQKVIQETVRRLAANPPVSDAHSALKYAILTNLEKAPAATKSKLQLLLQKYL
- a CDS encoding peptidoglycan-binding protein, which codes for MKTPESVEIIPLDSKLFSEWNWQKLSSLVWLRFLPVAVAIATFSTAGAAFALQKGENSQQVKNVQSCLKQLGYFSGPVNGNFGSLTENAVKRFQQANRLPAIGIVGPQTQQALNRLCQRAQNPNVMQLGSRGAGVTQLQQDLGRLGFFRGPNTGYFGTETQQAVIRFQQSRGLVADGIVANGTLNAIRVSLRKSPNDGMGGDTLPNALNEGDSGSEVINLQRALRKLGYFNANPTGKFGILTKEAVARFQQANRLPVDGIADGETLQAIYQAVDAGQDNCTATRGDICLGENSQRVVAVQQRLRQWGFYNGNINGYFGAATRDAIAQFQRSSNLNPTGYVDFSTWQALRLNSNISDNPSNPNPINDDSNRENRYVVVIPMSHSQTLDMVRRYVPDAFSTTSRLGNYVNAGEFSDRTAAERRSRLLRERGFDARVDYL